The sequence TGAGTTTTACCAATTTTGGATTAATACGGATGACCGAGACGTTATTAATTTCCTTCATTATTTTACATTCTTATCCTTGGATGAAATTGATGAGTTAAGAAAAGAAGTTGAGGAACAGCCTGAGCAAAGAGTTGCTCAGCGTCGGTTAGCTGAAGAAGTAACGCGAATGGTTCATGATGAGGAAGCATTGCAACAAGCACAAAAAATTACCGATGCTTTGTTTAGTGGAGAACTTAAAGATCTTACGGGAAGCGAAATAGAGCAGGGCTTTAAAGATGTACCAACGCATCATTTAGATGAGCAAGAAAAAGGACTCATTGATCTGTTAGTTGAAGCGAAAATTTCTTCTTCCAAGCGTCAGGCGAGAGAAGACATTCAAAATGGAGCTATCTATATTAATGGAGACCGACAACAAGACATGAAGTACACTGTTACAGAAAAAGATAGAATTGACGAGACCTTTACCATTATACGTAGAGGAAAGAAAAAGTACTTTTTAATTCGTTTTAATTAAAAAAGGAGCTGTTCCATTGTTTATTAAGTAGTTCAGTTTTGGAGCACAAAAGACGAAAATGTAAATGAAATTGGGTGTCAAATTGTTATATAATTTGACACCCAATTTTTATTGTTATAACAAGGTTTCTTGGCAATTTGTAAAGTAAATTGCATGCCAAAATGTATATAAAATTGCAACCGTGAAATAATTATTGTAAGGATGAAAATTAGGGTGCTAAAATAGCTGTAAATTCAACTACAAAATGGGGTGCATTTTACTGTGCGGTTTTTAGAACCAAAAAATAAAAACGTTAAAGCGGTTGATTGGGAAATATCGGAGCAAACAAGAGAAATAGTAAGGCAGTATGCCGAATATGCGGAGCGTACAGAGAGTGAAACAGTTGATGAATTTTTATTAAACATCCTCGATGACAAGAAGTTCATCGAATGGGTGACCAATAAAAGAAGTAACAAACGAATTGTTAGAAGAATGGGCTTAGAAGACAAAGCGGATAGATCACAGTGACAAAGTTAAAGCGGTTAATTACAAAAGAAGATGAGATCGTAAAGATCCATCCACCTATAACAAAAGAAGTGTTGGAAGACCGCAAGAAGCAATATGATCTCTTATCTCCTAAAAAGTTTGCGACACGTTATAACTCAGCCCTTTTTACGCCTGTGAGTTTTGAATTATTGGGATGGGACTATTCAATACAGCTCAACTACTGTATCAACCCTTTTTGCTGCAACTTTGGAAAAGAACAGCATAAATACGATGAAACCAAAGGGAAGCCAAGCCGATATAAATTAACTGGAAGTTCCAAAGACCATAAAGGTTTGTATTGTAATGACAATCCTATGAGGAGAGGTGTATCACAGAATTGCAAGGTTACCCCTGTATCTAACTGGTCTGTTGTTGAAGAAATTAAGCGTCTCGTGGAAGTTGGCGGGATTACAAATATTGATCCAGAATACCAATTTCATAAAGATGACTGTACTTTAATCAATATTTCACCTTTCAATGAACCTAAACAATTTTATAAGCGAGGCAAAAGTAAAAGTATGTCTCAAAGATACCAGTGTAAAACATGTAAGAAGTACACTAATGTATTGCCCAAAAGAACAGAAACAACAACTTATCATCAAAAGAAAAACTCCATTCTCCCGATGTTCGCTCGGATGTTGGTTGGCAAAGTGTCTGTCAGTCGCTGTTGTGAAATGTTAGGTATTGGTGTCGGCACATATTATCACAAGTTGGAATGGCTATATAAACGTTGTTTGGAGTTCTTGGAGCGACATGAGACTCAGGCTTTTAAAACTATGAAGTTCGATGATATATGGCTTAATACAGATAAGATGCACTACTACCTAAACAATGTTCGGAAGAAAGGGCAGGGCTCGAAGAAATACACTGGATTAGAAGAACTCAATATGCAAACTCACCTGGTTGTTACTGCGGAAGCTCTATCCAGATATGTATTCCGTTCTGACATTGCTTATGATTGGGATACAAGCTTAAGTGATTTAAACGAAGACACAAGAAAATTAAAAGAGGACCACTTAAACACATTTAGTCGCAAGAACGATAGACTAGATTGGTCATATTATCCTCAGGAACCATCTGCGAACGATACGCAAGATATTAGTACC is a genomic window of Pontibacillus yanchengensis containing:
- a CDS encoding insertion element protein — translated: MTKLKRLITKEDEIVKIHPPITKEVLEDRKKQYDLLSPKKFATRYNSALFTPVSFELLGWDYSIQLNYCINPFCCNFGKEQHKYDETKGKPSRYKLTGSSKDHKGLYCNDNPMRRGVSQNCKVTPVSNWSVVEEIKRLVEVGGITNIDPEYQFHKDDCTLINISPFNEPKQFYKRGKSKSMSQRYQCKTCKKYTNVLPKRTETTTYHQKKNSILPMFARMLVGKVSVSRCCEMLGIGVGTYYHKLEWLYKRCLEFLERHETQAFKTMKFDDIWLNTDKMHYYLNNVRKKGQGSKKYTGLEELNMQTHLVVTAEALSRYVFRSDIAYDWDTSLSDLNEDTRKLKEDHLNTFSRKNDRLDWSYYPQEPSANDTQDISTYQHELRQIENRGKYVDGLNVASGYTTTAHYWLLKQMVNADEWRMISDDDPSIRNAFYRVFTDELRLSDAHHFICQVDKTKSRSQCLEEYEDARRDLLVWAENRGYDTKHLRGIAYRYLKELFLTHDFHKESVNKDGERYREYASNPIRNPLASKDKGVYSVDCRTDLSSLEPSVIAKMILNVNDHSTNSFIQQIRRRISSLERPLTTARGDKKSYIYANFNPKYAQYVVTILRTYYNFCRPYKTADSKSLTPAQRLGITHKQFDWNDIIYFK